The Camelina sativa cultivar DH55 chromosome 16, Cs, whole genome shotgun sequence sequence ATCTTAGGAGAAAAtcgagattaaaaaaaaaataaacattaacatATCGGAGTGTTTGTGGCGACTTGGCTCTAAATGGTGCATTGGTATAAAAAAATGGGAGAGAAAAGGAGTGTGGACCACTTTAAACAGTCATTATTGGAAATAATGTGTGGTTTATATGGTTAATACGTTGCCTTAAACATTTGCTAATCGTGATTAACAACATTTgagatgtctttgtgattttAAACAGAACACGTGTAAGGCAtctgaaataatatatatgcaaCTGATCAAACTACTCAAAGTACTAATGTACTATAATCTAccccaaaaaattaaaaatagtactAATGTACTAATACACATGAACTGATCGTCATGCAGCTCGTCAGCATGTCATTCGTGTAGGaagtgtgattttgtttttttaggttacAGAATATAATAGGTTAGTCGTAAATACAAACGTGACATTGTTCAATTCAAATACTAAGTTTTCctacatattaaaaattattattgtattatatgaaatatttgaTTGATATAATAAACGGTTGCTACAAAATAATACTGTacttttctttgaaattttatattttctttttcttctagaAAAACAATATGTGGCTGTGTGTTTAAAAcactaattttaattataatgtaATGACCAATACGAAACTAGTGAGAAACAAGTTCCACCATCTACGAAAATTGTTAATTgcgactcttttttttttatttgtctgaAAATACTCAAATTGTACATGTTTGAGGATTAATTtactttatgtatatatatatatatatgtaaagatatatagtaaaaaatatatgatagtgtagtaaaatatatatatatatatatatatattttttactacgttatcatctatatatatattagtctaAAGTCTAGACCTATTAGACATAATGATAAGTTTATTAAATTCAGATCTAACATGTAACACTTGCGATTACGATGAACACTTTCACGAATAACTCCATGACGTGTTATTCTCCTTGCAATATTGGATGTTTTACTAACACTTTTAAACTGTGCCATACCAACAGCTAAACCTAATTCTCGAGAGTATTGTTAGGGATTACAAAATTCTGAAATGTTCGATTAGCCTTACATCTCattattttacaagaaaatgtaTTTCTCAAATTTGAATCCTATACTTGTTGTAAAAACCCTTAAATGTTGGATTAGACAAAATATGTTTGTAGGGATGTTTGTAGTCGTCGAATTAAGATGCAAAGGGGTGGTTTCATAACTTAATTAGAGAGAGGTAAGTCAAGAAGATTAGACGAGAGATGCATCgagataagaaaaagagagaagaaaggagaagaagatgggggAAGCACATGGAGTGAGCATGACGAGGtctctttgtgttttgtaatcTTTCCATTAGTCTACCAAATCTTTCCATTTCTGGAATGTTTTCTCTCTTCCGCTTCCTTTCTCAATCTACTCAACAACTCTCCCTTCTTCAATGACCTTTAATCACATTATTAACCTTTTACCAATAAAATCActcttattattaatattaatatatagacaGATCATTCTCATTGGATCTGAAATCTCTTTGTCTATAAGTCAAAAATTTACAGGCTAATCTTGTTAGAGATACTATAAGTTATATATGTAGGAATTTGTTTGCTGTCTATTGGTTTATTGGTACTTGTTCTCAGTCGTCTATCTTTGAACTTGAGCACCTAATTTGAATTTGGATATGTATGTACTAATTCTGATCCTCTTCTCGatatttgttttacaatataCTAAGTAAAGGTAAATACCTAGTTGTAAGTCATATTCAAGATATCATGACACAGCTGGATTAAAATGCATCGATTCTAAGGTGTTATTCTTCCCTcgttcttgaaaaaaaaaaaagagttaacaaTCAGTTCATATTCTCTGTCCTAGTGGTTTCTATAAGTAATGAGACATTAGCTTCAATAATGAAACTTTATTTGGTGTTCGTAGCAACTATAAATTCATGGGATTGTTGCTACGTATGGTGTTGGATGAGTGATCATCGAAACAAATACTAAATCCGGAAGATGATATGGTACCATAACAAATTGGGTGAGGAAAGGACACTCCCATCTACAACACTTTTTCAGAATGATGAAAAAATTTCAGACGAAGTTCTCTAacaaagtcatcatcatcttatgGTAATTCCTGTTTTGTTTAACTAAGTTTGAATATATGATTCAAATCCAATAgcttatttctataaattagtaTATTAGTAGTCAATTACATTAGtcttgtaatttttaaaactttgacGTACATCACAACTTCTAATTACAGATACAGATATTACACActaattatatgattttcaactttttctaaGAGAGTAAACCCATTAATTGAATTTACattctttctttagtttttgattttgacatTGTCCTCCTGATTTATTAGAGGTCAAGACAGCCACAGACTTCGAAACAGCAACCAATGCACTGGAAACAAGCCAATGCTGCACATATCTGAGAGAAGACTACGGTGCACTGATCGCTCACCCTAGACATGCACTGCAAGCAACACATACAGCAAACTCGATCCACCACTCCTGACGCCGCTCTTATCAGAAGTTCCGCTCCATCCGCCTCCTTAGGCTCCTCCATCCACGGTGGCACGTTCTTTAACGTTGCCACAATGTTACCGAACCCATACCCTTGCTTCCCAAGCAAACTCGTTCGAAAGCTGTTGTTCCTCTGCATCTGCTTGTGGATTTGGTACGGCGGGTTTCTTAGAATCTCTTTGATTGAAACTGGTCTTGCCATTGTCTTCTCTTCGTCGTCTTGCTGGAGTGATAAAACCATTTGTGTGTACTCGCTAGGAGCCCCTGTTTGTATACTCAATCTCATGACCTGATCATACAAAAACgataaatttagttaataagAAACAAGAGACCAACATTGTGGAATCACAACCCCTAGTTAAAACCTTCTCTTGTAGCTCTTTCTTGTCTTCGAACCAAGCTCGAGCAGTGAGTTCATCGATTTGTCTCCTTGCAAGAACCTGCTGTTCAAAGGTTAGCAAAAGGAGCTTTGTTGTGTTCCTACGAGATTATATGTAAGTAATTAGGTAACCTTGTCTAGAGGAATGTCTTTAGCCTTCTGCACTGTTAACTCTATTGTGAAACAGCTCAAATCAGCCAGTGTGCCTCTGAGTTCAATTTCATCTGGAAACTCTCCTTTGTATCTTCCAGACAAGATCAACGGATCACCGAGCGTAATGTCTGGAACCTGAGAAGGAAACAactgcaaaaacaaagaaagacaagaaggtcaaaaaagaaatatcaagaAACGAACTCTATGTTATAGAAGGTGTATAAGTACCTCGACTGAGCGGAGGAGTTTGAGAGCATCAAAAGTGGTATTGGCTACGATCGTTGAAGAAGCTATATCAAATAGTCTACTCATCTGATGCTCAAATGAATCTGGCTAGGTGTATTTTTAATACAAAGCAAGAAATGTTTTTAGCTTCTTGATTCTGAATTAGTACAATATCAGCAATAGTCAAACTAGAGGGTATTACAATCTACCTGTGTTGTTCGTGCCATCATAGTAACCATTCCCTATCCGTGCTAGCATTCGCAAGAAGTAATGGTTGCAAAACGAACCTGTGGAATTGTTTCTAACTAAGACTTTGATATTTATATGAGAGAGTAagcaagaaaagcaaaaaaaaaacagagtttactTACCAATGCCAAAGGTAGATATCCGAGGAGAAATCGATTTCCCTTTTCTGCTACAACATTCTTTCATATCATTACAtatctctctctcgttttcaaCAGATCCATCAGTGACAAGATATACAAGAGGAACTCCAATATTGCTTCCTTCAAGCAGTTTCATAGCCTAAAACACACATGAAGAAGACTCGCTGAGCAATCTTTGGCTTATGTCTTGACAGAGAGATCAGATAAGTAACGAACCTGTTTGAGGGGAAGTAACATGTTTGTTCCACCATTTGCAATCAAATTACTATCAAGCCATTCAGTCACAGCAGAGATAGTATCATCTGTTGCAAACTCCATCGAAGTTGAGAACTCCATAATGTCATCGTTGAAGGCGATTATGTTGAAAACATCTTCAGCTTGTAGCTTAGCCAAACACTCTAACAAAGCTTTCTTCACATCCTCTAGTGGCTTCCATTTCATGCTTGCACTTATGTCAATCACAAACACAACTCTTCGTTTGAAAAGCTACAGATAATAACAACATTGCATTGATCATATGTCACAGTTAAGCAGAAGAAGATTCAGTAGTGGTTGTAGTAATAAAAACAAACCTGCTTATGTTTGGTGGTTCCAGGGAAAAGGTACAAACAGAACATTCCTCTATCATCTGAATCCCATGGAGATGGAGACTTAACCAAAACATTACCAGTCAGATCACCAGACGAAACctataaaacgaaaaaaaataaagctcgATCTAAgtatcaagaagaagaatacaaaaaatgCTTCAGGGGAATCAAAGAAACCTCACATTGAATGAAACACTAAAATCAGTCCTTGACCAAGATGATACTTCAGCTTCATACTCACAACTTAATTTACCAGCTTCACGATGAGTCACCTGAGAATGATCTTCACACAATTACTCAATCCACACAGTAGTAACAATCTTgaaaaaccaaactgttaacACAACAATGTAAAATTACCTTTAAAGGATGGCTTGTATAATTACAAGCTATTTCGCCGCCAATAACACAAGAGTTCATGTTCAACTCAATCTTTTCTCGTTTAATAATCTCTTTGCCTACAGGAACCACATAAGCAGGGAATCTAAAAGGCACATTTAGATGAAACTTGCCGTCTCTGTAAATCAATTTCTGAGACCAATTCACATTAACCGTAAAGATTGATCCTCCATCAacctaataaattatattgaccATCATTAATAACAAAATCCTAAAGAAGTTAGCTAttaaaagtgagagagagagaacaaacatGTGGGATcttgaaagtatatatatgagacTTGAAGAAACGTGAATCTTTGTCTTTATGAACGTTTTCAAAGTCAGAAGTTTCATCCTCTGTAACTAGTTTGGTCTTGTAAGATTTCTCATTgctcaaaacatcaatctcaGCACCTAGAAGTGAGCCCTGTTTACACAAAATGTgttcaaaattatactaaaaaacaATGCTATTAATGGAAAGATAGATAAAAGTAGTAAATTTTGTCGTTTTGTTGTAATGAAATTTACCTTTTCACCCATGGGAACACCGACACAGCAGTCAAAGCGTTTGCTAGGCATAACGCAGTGAACTCGCCACCGTCCAGAGATACTGACAAACGCCGTGTCGAGCCAGCAGTCTACTCTCATCTCAACTCCAAGCATCTGAAGCGGCACTAGCGCCGAAGGATCGCACCGTGCGTGAACGTACGGCTGGTAACTAGGAACTTCGGGGTTATCAACAGCCACCGGATCTGTGATAGAAGCGTAAGCCGTAATCGCCGTCGGGAGAAAATTATCCGGCGATGAAGGAGGATCCGCCGGTACTAAAGGAGGAGTGATGCCTTTGCCGTAGTATATCCTTCTTGAAAGCTTGAGACCTTGCTCTACTCGAATTGCGAACTCTTccgacatcttttttttttttttggtctccgGCGATGATGAGACTGAGATGTGAAAAGGAGGTGAGAAGAGATTTTAGCAGGTCCGTGTTTAATGGGTGATTTTTAAATCGGCCGGTGAAAGGAACGGCGAGagaaaaagattttaatttaagttGGGGATAATGTTACCCAATGGATTATAAACACGTGGAAAGCATCCTGCCGCCACAACAGTgacggatttttttttttttttttttaatctttagtatataatagtatagatgtttcgtttttttttttaatttgtttgttatggaATAAAatagattccttttttttaggggaggtattggtttaggatttagaaagaatttaggatttagaaagaattttaatgactttaaaagttaggtaaaatatgttgttattcaatcaaaatttttaaatttggtgttattggttgtggatttgtaaaaagttatctaaaatcttgataaatctagtgttattggattaagagttttataaagtcattaaaagttttatgttattcaagtaaaataaaagaatcttggattgttaatgaattcaaattttatgttattagtttaggattttatatcatttccttcataacaaaagtcatgaaaactctttcatcaaatagaaagattttacaagattagaaaaaacaaatcatcaagattttaaaaaatttcctaaacaatctcttagaatctttcatttttaactttcaattttctatgattctaacaatcagcaagaacataaagtcattaaaattctttctaaatcctaaaccaataccttcCCCTTATTCTCGAACAGAGTATAAATAGTTTCAACTTTATCAATAATGGTTTCAACTTTAAACATAATAATAgtttggtggaaaaaaaaagaatagctAAAAATTCGTTAACAGTAACACATGTGTAATTTAGTTTAGATAAATCACTTACTTCCACAAATACTTTAGTTAAGGCAACTCATATAACGTCAACCATTTTTATCTGAATCAAAtaggaattttattttttaatgtagtaATTAAAAGAgcttttgtaagttttttttttttttttaaaaacctcgAAAAAGTtgtaagtattttaaaaaaaacttacaaaagctcttttatttttttaatgtagtaATTAAAAGAGCTTTTGTAATTCTTAACTAATGTCAAATGTTTTGATAATAagagtattttgtttttatatatagtgttaTTTGCTATTCTTTTTGGGTTTCATGGTGTTTTTGAAGATGAGAAAGTTGTATCCTGGAACCTCTATATGGGTGTTTTTTGTATGATTCCTGATAGATTCTCTTTGGAgtcttattctcttttttttttttttttttttttttttttttttttttttttttttttttttttttNAATAAGTCTTATTCTTTTGTATAGACCACCATGTTCATAATAAATGGCTAAGAATAGAGGAAAGTTTGGGGATTTAATATCCATTTTCAGTTTAGGAATGTAAAGCTAGTATCATTTCTGAGGAtctttaaaatctaaatccagtTGACCGAAAAACAAAGTGTTCACATATCTATATTTTATTCGCCAATTAATGTATTTATTCTTCAATAGACGAAGCAGCTAAGATTTGTTAACAAACAGTATAACTAATGTTcagttattatgttattttgatCATTCGAGAAAAAACAATCTTTTCATTCcgtttaaaaaatttgtttaagaaTTCCATCGCTTTGTTTTAAAGTATTATGAGTGTTTATGAGAACAGAAAACAACGTTTTTGCAcgttagtttttctttttccacatGAATTACAAGTCACTCattaagaaaggaaaaatattcCGCTACCATATCTAAATTTTTCCAATGTAGAATTTACATGACAATACAGATTATATGAATTAGATGGACTTTGCTTTTGGATATTTCTGCTATCACACCAAAACATGTAATACTTTTTATGTAAAAGAAATTGATTGTATAGATCATTCGACTActtacataacatatatcactTTGATTCAATAACTGAATaatgtaaacttaaaaaaaaaaaaaaaaacactacagAATCCTCTGGCTCCACGTCGAGACCGGACCACGATCGACTACTCAATATAAATTCGACAAACCAAATTATTAGACATGTAGGCCATGTACAATAAGTTACaattattttacatacaaaaacaaaaacaactttaATCGGTTATTCGTATATTCTGATTTGTAGCTGTGAGTAAAATGGAAGgctaaagaaataaaatggtGATCATTTAATTTCCACATACATACCGATTAGTGATTACAAACGTCGTTTCGCATTACTAATCAAAGTATAGCCATAAATAGATTcgttaaaaaaacataataaaaacataatcgTTAATAGCTGAAGTAAAAAGCTGATTTAACGGATTGTTGTCTGCCATGCTTTCCATTAGTAACgagaattaataataaaattggggaaacttaatttaattactcaatatttttttaggttttggtcCACTAAAGATTTTAGACTGCCCTACCTTATTTATAAAATGAAGTTGTAACCACTAATTTTTCGGCGTCGGGCCAACCATAACACTACCTCTTGCTGCTGCTgacatttcaatttttaattattttcctacgttatgatatgattattaatttgattttaagtttgttttgttatctgtTTCTTCTGATAACCAAAGTCAATACACTCGTAACAAGTTAATAATAGCATTTTTATTTCAACTATTATGTGTCATCGATCGAAATAAAGTAGTCGTGAAGCAAATCTTTTGTGTATTTAAATCGTTTGTATATAGTACTAATCACTTCCCCAATTGACAAGCTGACAACAATCATTTGAAAAACGACATGAACAGGGCCGGCCCAACACTGTTGGCTACCTAAAGCAaatattaagcaaaaaaaattttttttgccctttaagttaaaaaaatgtgCATATATTGCTGCTACCAAGTTTCGAACCAGCAACTAGACACCTAAAGAAACAGGAAAAAACCAGCAATTAGATATGGTAGCGGACATGAATGTGCGTGTCATGACCAACtcaatataattgtttttggaaaaacgattataattttaaatgatatgtGCTAGTAAGTATCTCGAAAGCGTGGTCAGGGTTATAATATAAGTATGCTTTTTACAATCAATTTGTAaatagacttcttcttcttctatgtctATAAATTTATCTACAGTTGCATCTACAGCTTATGGAAGATAATAGAGCTAacatataaaacaacaaaacaatatattacatAGAATACTCTATTCGGCTCTCAGAGGCCCATGCTTTTAATATCATTGGTTAAGTGGgtcaaaaacttttaaatcaaACGGAGGCCCAGAGGTAATATATATCAATACTGGGCCATCGGTGTTTCTCCAATCTAGCGCATAGAACGAGTGAACCTTATTTTTGTGTCAAATGATTAGTTCTTTTACTACGAGGCTACGACATATAATTTCTCTTTCAATtatggaaaataatttttttcgaacagtaaatttatattttattcttgtagagataataatttttaaaaaagaaaatgatagacggtgattttttttttttttttttttttNTAAAGAATCGTCATATTTTTTATAGAAGaaactatcttattatatttttgatcgGCGGtgaaaatttgttttcatttttttctggtCTTTTGAAACTTTGGTGGcaaataacaaaaatcaaaagtaattaagaaactaCTATAGGGTCCACAatattttctctcatttttgtttttagaacgaaattatatgtcggtttgggatcacaaatgaaatagttaaagtttaaattttacaattagaatgaaaattatatgtcagtttgggttcacaaatgagatagttagggtttagtttttacaattataacgaaattatatatcggtttgtgttcacaaataaaatggttaggatttagattttacaatgagaatgaaattatatgtctgtttgggttcacaaatgagatggttagagtttaaattttacaattacaacgaaattatatgtcggtttgggttcacaaatgaaatggttagagtttagattttacaattagaacgaatttatatgtcggtttagattcacaaatgaaatagttagagtttagattttacaattagaacgaaattatatgtcgttttgggttcatataacatattatatatcggtttaggtTCACATATGAAATGGTTAatattacatactattttaaaaaatcacattaaattttttattttttctatttaacctaaaacaaaaaGGGTGATCCTATCTTTTTGCTCCAAAAAAAGGTGGAtcctataatattttattattagaaaatgTTGTTGTGATATTCTCTTAATTAGCCTATAACTAAAATAGGGTCGGTTTTTTGTGTGATGGCCCTTCATTTCCGGAaccttttttccttcttcaggTAGACTTTTTATGCATCATTAGTCAAGTCACGTCAATGTCTTACTTTTAGATGTgcaatatatatgtgtattgCGTAATaactagttttattttctgtatattGTATAGGCATCCAATTCCAGACCTTCGGAGTTGACCTATATTAAATTACTGAAAAATAAGCCAAGCTTGATCCATAAAATTCcgaaattctattttttttttggatatcaATATTACTTCTCTTCGTCATCGAATTCCAACTGTTGAGAAGTGCCATATGCCTATATATGTACACTTATTATGAAATGCTGAAAAgccaaattttccaaaatcaaGGACACATCCACGAGTCTGTCTCTCTAAACTTTTTAGTTGTGTTAACTAATTATCCACGTGAAACACACCTCGAAGATTTCCAACCGATGATGTGAACACTTTTAGTGTGACGGCTTCATAATTGacattttacaatattttgtatatatatatatatatatgtttgcttTGCATATAGGATCCGAACTGGATTAAGTTGTAAGAGCAAGTTTATTTGGGGTTTATAtgggagttcttaaattttttatgaattaattgtgtactgtttggaatataagaacccatgatctcttagataaaattttctcttttattggtaggttcttattttgagtctcttatttttgaaaatattgttttttaaacttttaaaattttaaatagaatagaagtggtataaatgtgtaaacatttaagattttataaaattagaaaatattccatttttattaattttcaaacatacaaaacataataatttttgaaaaacctCAAGTTTAacttttactctattttcatcCGGCAAACCAAATTATCTGCATGTctagatgttttttttggtaagatgtCTTGTTGATTCATACCCGAGGTCACAAATTGAGTTAAaaggttctttttcttcagttgcaaaatcaaaccaattatACAGAGAAATAAGCCCAAGCTGTTATGGCCAATAAAGAGCTACGACTAGCCAAATAAAGAGGGGTAGTGAGAGTTGTCACTACAGGCTATATTCACTACAACAGATTATTTAGGCTCGCGCTCTTTTGTTGCTGCATGAAGGGCACTTGTATTGTTTGATATGCTCAGCTCTAGCTGGAGTGATCTTCACACACTTGCCATGGAACCATTTCTCACAAAGGTCGCAACAGATCCAGAATTCATCAGCGCCATCACTGTCTCCACAAGCTCCACAAAGGGTCTCGCCATGttcatcctcatcctcttcatcttctccttcgtccTCCTCTTTTacattcctggtctttgagctTTTGCCATCTGAAGTTCTCTGCATGCCCAAAAACAAAGGAAAGGAAATATTAAACTACATAAGCAAAAACATAGGAGAAACTCAAAAACCAATCCAACCAAAGCAGTGTTTTCGGTGAAGCTACAAGTCTGGATTGTATTCAAGATCATGaatgaataaaaattaagtATCAAACCAGTTACGACATATAAAGCATATACATTAATCGTTTTGTTGTATGGATATCTAGTTTAGTAAAATAAGTTTCTGAaaactgcaaaaacaaaagagttaaaAAGGATAGCAAGGGCCTTACAACTTTAGAGTTGGACTTGGATTTGTTGTCGTTGCTTTGGTTTGCAGTAGATGACTTGTCCTTTGATAGCTTCTTAGCGATTCCAGTCACTACTTCAAATATAGTAGGAACATCATTGATCATGTTGAACAAGCGCTTCCTGAAAATTAAACAAGTCAGTGTATAATAAGACAATATCCACATTGAGAAGGAGACCGAAAGAGAAACGATGTGTGCCATCCATTACCTCTCTTCCTTGTGGAATGAAAACCTCGAGCCGAAGTAAAAGGAAACAGAGAGTAACCAAGCATCACTGTGAATAGCAACAAGAGAAAGCCATTCTTTCTCAGAGAGCCCATCTCTTGCAAAGTTAATACCAAGAGCTGGCTCTGGAAGCTCAGGAGGCACTTCTTCAGCTGGTAAATTCACTTCCCATTCTTCATCGTTGTATACATTTTATCCTAGAAgcgaaaaagaaaaactaatcaTTTACATCTCTATACTTTCATCATTTAGTTACCAGGCAAGAGTCATGACGATGTTGTTATCTTTCACAAATAGCTCGCCTTCCATTGATTAAAAAGctctgctttttcttcttcttcttgaaaggAAAAGTTTTTGACGATTGATGAAGTTGTAATGACTCCAGATTTTGATTGCCGTTCATATGAGTCAAAATCATATTAACTCCAGATTTTGATTACCGCAGGAGTTCAAAATAGAATCTAGGATCACTTGAGAAAAGACTTACGcaaatccctaattttctaaCTAACatcaaaaaaccctaaattgagatcgaaaaacaaagaaacctaaTCATAAAACAATCTGAGATTCATGCAATTGTACTAACAAACGTACCTTTTGATTCCAATTGCTTCAATCTCTACCAATTTATTCGACTGAAACTCGATTCATGCAATTGGCGATTAGCTTCCAAATcgccatcttcttctctccaatcCCATCGAATCGTCTTCTCTCCATTCCCAACTGAATCCAAACCATTCTCGGTCCTTCGATTCAAACCCATGAAGCTTCTGATTCCAAATCGTTTTCTTGTTTCGGAGATTCCAATCGTGAGAGAAcgagagaacgagagagagagagagagaaataataaaatcagtcggaattttttttttttttcattttatattttctgttcGCCCAACAGAGAGCTGACACGTATC is a genomic window containing:
- the LOC104751098 gene encoding inter alpha-trypsin inhibitor, heavy chain 4-like, with product MSEEFAIRVEQGLKLSRRIYYGKGITPPLVPADPPSSPDNFLPTAITAYASITDPVAVDNPEVPSYQPYVHARCDPSALVPLQMLGVEMRVDCWLDTAFVSISGRWRVHCVMPSKRFDCCVGVPMGEKGSLLGAEIDVLSNEKSYKTKLVTEDETSDFENVHKDKDSRFFKSHIYTFKIPHVDGGSIFTVNVNWSQKLIYRDGKFHLNVPFRFPAYVVPVGKEIIKREKIELNMNSCVIGGEIACNYTSHPLKVTHREAGKLSCEYEAEVSSWSRTDFSVSFNVSSGDLTGNVLVKSPSPWDSDDRGMFCLYLFPGTTKHKQLFKRRVVFVIDISASMKWKPLEDVKKALLECLAKLQAEDVFNIIAFNDDIMEFSTSMEFATDDTISAVTEWLDSNLIANGGTNMLLPLKQAMKLLEGSNIGVPLVYLVTDGSVENEREICNDMKECCSRKGKSISPRISTFGIGSFCNHYFLRMLARIGNGYYDGTNNTDSFEHQMSRLFDIASSTIVANTTFDALKLLRSVELFPSQVPDITLGDPLILSGRYKGEFPDEIELRGTLADLSCFTIELTVQKAKDIPLDKVLARRQIDELTARAWFEDKKELQEKVMRLSIQTGAPSEYTQMVLSLQQDDEEKTMARPVSIKEILRNPPYQIHKQMQRNNSFRTSLLGKQGYGFGNIVATLKNVPPWMEEPKEADGAELLIRAASGVVDRVCCMCCLQCMSRVSDQCTVVFSQICAALACFQCIGCCFEVCGCLDL
- the LOC104753799 gene encoding PHD finger protein ALFIN-LIKE 3-like: MEGELFVKDNNIVMTLACNDEEWEVNLPAEEVPPELPEPALGINFARDGLSEKEWLSLVAIHSDAWLLSVSFYFGSRFSFHKEERKRLFNMINDVPTIFEVVTGIAKKLSKDKSSTANQSNDNKSKSNSKVRTSDGKSSKTRNVKEEDEGEDEEDEDEHGETLCGACGDSDGADEFWICCDLCEKWFHGKCVKITPARAEHIKQYKCPSCSNKRARA